From a single Desulfitibacter sp. BRH_c19 genomic region:
- the dnaE gene encoding DNA polymerase III subunit alpha (catalyzes DNA-template-directed extension of the 3'-end of a DNA strand by one nucleotide at a time. Proposed to be responsible for the synthesis of the lagging strand. In the low GC gram positive bacteria this enzyme is less processive and more error prone than its counterpart in other bacteria.), whose translation MSFVHLHNHTEYSLLDGSSRIKSIVAKAKELAMPALAITDHGNMYGIIDFYKECKNNGIKPLIGCEVYVAPRERTQKDPGFDAYQYHLVLLAQNQIGYQNLISLVSNAYLSGFYYKPRVDKKLLREHSEGLIALSGCIAGEIPSLLLKGQKEAAYDAAKEYMDIFGQDNFYLEIQDHGMEEERITCREVINMSRELSIPLVATNDTHYVLKKNSKVHDILLCIQTAKTINDEKRLKFPTDEFYLKSYEEMELLFAEVPEALTNTLEIAEKCNLEFIFEEFHLPDYSIPEGYDEATYLKKLCDQGLRERYSEVSQEIIDRLEYELSIINKMNFPGYFLIVWDLVNYARQQKILVGPGRGSAAGSLVAYALKITNIDPLKYDLLFERFLNPERVTMPDIDIDFCYERRGEIIEYLSTKYGQEHVAQIITFGTMAAKGAVRDVGRVLHIPLPEVDKVAKLIPNELGITLQRAIETSTELRKLYESDDTVHELLDIAIEVEGLPRHASTHAAGVVISKEEMISYLPVQKANEAGVVTTQFPMGTVEEIGLLKMDILGLRTLTVIGHAVEILKENKGIDIAIDDICLEDIKTFEMLGRGDSTGVFQLESDGMRAILKNLKPDRFSDLIALVALYRPGPLGSGMVDDFINSRHGEIAVKYLHPKLEPILKDTYGVILYQEQVMRIASDLAGFSLGQADLLRRAMGKKKPEIIAKQKQVFIEGCIKNTIKEKIAEEIFDLMAYFAGYGFNKSHSAAYALVAYQTAYLKANYPTEYMAALLSSIIGNTDKNIFYIEECQRLGIEILPPDVNESAVDFSVHENKIRFGLAAVKNVGEGAIRGIINSRQKNGNFTSLIDFCCKVDSSCLNKRVLENLIKCGAFNYLNTPRSQLLAIMDKAMEIGQKNQNDLKSGQLSFFDMSGGDFAREIKMPDLEEFSKRDILAMEKETMGLYISGHPINEYLANLRSQTSNNIEELTDNMEGSTVVIGGVVSRIKRSVTKKGEAMAYVTLEDNTGSVDCLIFPSVLVQFARLIKEDSVIRIEGRISCQNDEMKVIASSIKAIEKDSEQTLIIYCTQSSNKQVLESIKKLLISNSGDIPVYIEFAGFNKKLIVDKNLWVNHNKELIDSLRNLKLRYELQNN comes from the coding sequence ATGTCCTTTGTACATTTACATAATCATACTGAATACAGCCTCCTTGATGGAAGCTCAAGAATCAAATCCATAGTAGCAAAAGCTAAAGAATTAGCAATGCCTGCATTAGCCATTACTGACCATGGTAATATGTATGGGATTATTGATTTTTATAAAGAGTGCAAAAATAATGGCATAAAGCCTTTAATTGGTTGCGAGGTGTATGTTGCACCAAGGGAAAGGACTCAAAAGGATCCCGGATTTGATGCTTACCAATACCATTTAGTTCTTCTTGCTCAAAATCAAATAGGTTATCAAAATTTAATTTCATTAGTATCTAATGCTTATTTATCTGGTTTTTATTACAAGCCTCGTGTGGATAAGAAGCTTTTAAGAGAGCATTCTGAAGGTCTAATAGCCCTTAGTGGCTGCATAGCTGGAGAAATACCTTCCTTACTTTTAAAGGGTCAAAAAGAAGCTGCATATGATGCGGCAAAGGAGTACATGGATATATTCGGGCAAGATAATTTCTACCTTGAAATTCAAGACCATGGTATGGAAGAAGAAAGAATAACCTGCAGAGAAGTAATTAATATGAGTAGAGAACTTTCGATTCCTTTGGTAGCCACCAATGATACACATTATGTATTAAAAAAGAATTCAAAAGTTCATGATATACTCCTGTGTATTCAAACTGCTAAAACTATAAATGATGAGAAACGACTAAAGTTTCCAACTGATGAGTTCTATTTAAAATCTTATGAGGAAATGGAATTACTGTTTGCAGAGGTACCAGAAGCGCTTACTAATACCCTAGAGATTGCAGAAAAATGCAATCTAGAATTCATATTTGAGGAGTTTCACCTACCGGATTATTCTATTCCAGAAGGCTATGATGAAGCCACCTATCTAAAGAAGCTTTGTGACCAGGGCTTAAGGGAGAGGTACTCTGAGGTTTCACAGGAAATTATAGATAGACTTGAATATGAACTATCCATTATAAACAAAATGAATTTTCCAGGATATTTCTTAATAGTCTGGGATTTAGTAAATTATGCAAGACAACAAAAAATTCTTGTGGGACCTGGTAGAGGTTCAGCTGCAGGTAGCTTAGTTGCTTATGCTCTTAAAATTACTAACATTGATCCATTAAAATATGATCTCTTATTTGAACGATTTTTAAACCCAGAAAGAGTTACAATGCCGGATATAGATATTGATTTTTGTTACGAAAGAAGAGGAGAGATAATAGAATATCTTTCTACAAAATATGGACAAGAACATGTCGCCCAGATAATTACCTTTGGCACAATGGCGGCAAAGGGCGCTGTAAGAGATGTTGGCAGGGTTTTACATATTCCCCTGCCAGAAGTTGATAAGGTAGCTAAATTAATACCAAACGAATTGGGAATTACTCTTCAAAGAGCTATCGAGACCTCAACTGAATTAAGAAAACTATATGAGTCAGATGATACTGTTCATGAACTCTTGGATATAGCTATAGAAGTGGAAGGGCTACCTCGTCATGCTTCTACCCATGCGGCGGGTGTGGTAATTTCCAAAGAAGAAATGATATCCTATCTTCCTGTACAAAAAGCCAACGAAGCTGGTGTAGTTACTACTCAATTTCCCATGGGAACTGTTGAAGAGATAGGCCTTCTTAAAATGGATATTTTGGGCTTAAGAACATTAACAGTAATTGGCCATGCAGTTGAAATTCTTAAGGAAAATAAAGGAATAGATATTGCCATAGATGATATTTGTTTAGAAGATATAAAGACATTTGAAATGCTTGGCAGGGGAGATTCTACAGGTGTATTTCAGTTAGAATCTGATGGAATGAGGGCTATCCTAAAGAACTTGAAACCAGACAGATTTAGTGATCTTATAGCACTAGTCGCCCTATACAGGCCAGGTCCATTAGGAAGTGGAATGGTTGATGATTTTATAAATAGCAGGCATGGTGAAATTGCTGTAAAGTACCTTCACCCTAAACTTGAGCCTATTTTAAAGGATACCTATGGAGTAATTCTTTATCAAGAACAAGTCATGAGAATTGCTAGTGACCTAGCAGGTTTTTCACTAGGACAAGCCGATCTATTAAGAAGGGCCATGGGTAAGAAAAAACCAGAAATTATTGCAAAACAAAAGCAGGTTTTCATAGAGGGATGTATAAAAAATACTATCAAAGAGAAAATTGCGGAAGAAATATTTGATCTTATGGCATATTTTGCCGGATATGGTTTTAACAAATCCCACTCAGCAGCTTATGCATTGGTTGCATATCAAACTGCCTATTTAAAAGCTAATTATCCAACTGAATATATGGCTGCTTTATTATCTAGCATTATAGGCAATACTGATAAAAATATATTTTACATTGAAGAATGTCAAAGGCTTGGGATCGAAATACTTCCTCCCGATGTAAATGAGAGTGCTGTTGATTTTAGTGTTCATGAAAATAAAATACGTTTTGGATTAGCTGCAGTAAAAAATGTAGGAGAAGGTGCAATTAGAGGAATAATAAATTCAAGGCAAAAGAACGGCAATTTTACATCTTTAATTGATTTCTGCTGTAAAGTTGATTCTAGTTGCTTGAACAAAAGAGTTCTTGAAAATTTAATTAAATGTGGTGCTTTTAATTATCTGAATACACCTCGATCACAGCTCCTTGCTATAATGGATAAAGCTATGGAGATAGGACAGAAAAACCAAAATGATTTAAAAAGTGGTCAATTATCGTTTTTCGATATGAGTGGAGGAGATTTTGCTAGGGAAATAAAAATGCCAGACTTGGAGGAATTTAGTAAAAGAGATATACTTGCTATGGAAAAGGAAACAATGGGATTATATATAAGTGGTCATCCAATTAATGAATATCTGGCTAATTTGCGTAGTCAGACATCAAACAACATAGAAGAACTGACTGATAACATGGAAGGTTCAACTGTAGTAATTGGTGGAGTAGTATCTCGCATAAAAAGAAGTGTTACTAAAAAAGGAGAAGCAATGGCCTATGTCACGTTAGAAGACAACACAGGATCGGTAGACTGCCTTATATTTCCTTCAGTATTAGTGCAGTTTGCCAGGTTAATAAAAGAAGACAGTGTTATAAGGATTGAAGGAAGGATTAGCTGTCAAAATGACGAGATGAAGGTAATTGCAAGTTCTATAAAAGCCATTGAAAAGGATTCTGAACAGACATTAATAATTTACTGCACCCAAAGTTCTAACAAACAAGTATTGGAATCCATAAAAAAGTTATTAATAAGTAACTCCGGGGATATCCCTGTTTATATAGAATTTGCTGGATTCAACAAGAAATTAATTGTTGATAAAAATCTTTGGGTAAATCATAATAAAGAATTGATAGATTCATTAAGAAATTTAAAACTAAGATATGAACTTCAAAATAATTGA